A genomic segment from Sorangium aterium encodes:
- a CDS encoding mechanosensitive ion channel family protein: MEQGIPTWGTPIELLKSHGSGVASALFIAVVGWTAAAWAARSVRSLGKQWTQIDATLVPLLASVSRLTVLTVTAMAVLERFGVDTKSLFAVLGAAGLTIGLALKDTLSDVAAGLVLLVLRPFDVGDAIEVDGTSGIVDAIDVFQTKLTSFDGVPIMLPNSKVRSAKIQNFTRAERRRMDLTIGVSATADIAHAIATLRDVLSNEPRVLPAPAPSVDVVELADEKVNLLVRAWTLPADFFPVRLELTRHFKERLDAEGVVIPMPQRELHIPLREPERRSTPLL, translated from the coding sequence GTGGAGCAGGGGATTCCGACGTGGGGCACGCCGATCGAGCTCCTGAAGAGCCACGGGTCCGGCGTCGCGAGCGCGCTGTTCATCGCTGTCGTCGGGTGGACGGCCGCGGCCTGGGCCGCGCGGAGCGTGCGGTCGCTCGGCAAGCAGTGGACGCAGATCGACGCGACCCTCGTCCCCTTGCTGGCCAGTGTAAGCAGGCTCACTGTCTTGACGGTCACCGCCATGGCCGTGCTCGAGCGCTTCGGCGTCGACACGAAGAGCCTGTTCGCCGTGCTCGGCGCCGCGGGTCTGACCATCGGCCTCGCCCTCAAGGACACGCTGTCGGACGTGGCCGCCGGGCTGGTCTTGCTCGTGCTCCGTCCGTTCGACGTCGGCGATGCGATCGAGGTCGACGGGACCTCCGGCATCGTCGACGCCATCGACGTGTTCCAGACCAAGCTGACGAGCTTCGACGGCGTCCCGATCATGCTGCCGAACTCCAAGGTCCGGTCCGCCAAGATCCAGAACTTCACCCGGGCGGAGCGCCGGCGCATGGACCTCACGATCGGCGTCAGCGCCACGGCCGACATCGCTCACGCCATCGCCACGCTGCGGGACGTCCTCTCGAACGAGCCGCGCGTGCTGCCGGCGCCGGCGCCGTCGGTCGACGTTGTCGAGCTCGCGGACGAGAAGGTCAACCTGCTCGTCCGCGCCTGGACCCTCCCCGCCGATTTCTTCCCGGTGCGGCTCGAGCTCACGCGCCACTTCAAGGAGCGGCTCGACGCAGAGGGGGTCGTCATCCCCATGCCCCAGCGCGAGCTGCATATCCCCCTTCGCGAGCCGGAGCGGCGATCTACCCCGCTCCTCTGA
- a CDS encoding FHA domain-containing protein, whose product MAVLKHEAHGLRVTLPARARVGRARDCAVRLRDRCASGEHAVLFWDGARWWIRDLGSTNGTHVGGRRLTSAERVALDAGAELVFGGDAERWTVEEAGAPVTSARAELTGEVRAAEEGLLALPDAADPRVTLFEDQHGVWQIEIDGATRPAVDQERIEAGGAWVLRVPPQALDAAVPTTASSAASPKLLGLTVLRFEVSHDEEHIAVSLVQGEKVIQLAARAHHELLLMLARSRLRDRESGLPPAERGWRYVDDLLGKLRLDLHHLNVNVFRARQQLARAGVLDAGSLVERRTTSRQIRLGTEALEVIRY is encoded by the coding sequence ATGGCGGTCTTGAAGCATGAAGCCCACGGCCTTCGCGTGACGCTCCCGGCGCGCGCGCGGGTCGGCCGAGCGCGCGACTGCGCCGTGCGCCTCCGGGACCGCTGCGCCTCCGGCGAGCACGCCGTCCTGTTCTGGGACGGAGCGCGCTGGTGGATCCGCGACCTCGGCAGCACGAACGGCACGCACGTCGGCGGCCGGCGGCTCACGTCCGCCGAGCGGGTCGCGCTCGACGCGGGGGCGGAGCTCGTGTTCGGCGGCGACGCCGAGCGCTGGACCGTGGAGGAGGCCGGCGCGCCCGTCACGAGCGCGCGGGCCGAGCTCACCGGCGAGGTGCGCGCGGCGGAGGAGGGCCTGCTCGCGCTGCCGGACGCCGCCGATCCCCGGGTGACGCTCTTCGAGGATCAGCACGGCGTCTGGCAGATCGAGATCGACGGGGCCACCCGCCCGGCGGTCGATCAGGAGCGCATCGAGGCCGGCGGCGCCTGGGTGCTGCGCGTCCCGCCACAGGCGCTCGACGCCGCCGTACCGACCACCGCGTCGAGCGCGGCGAGCCCCAAGCTCCTCGGCCTCACCGTCCTGCGCTTCGAGGTGAGCCACGACGAGGAGCACATCGCCGTCTCCCTGGTGCAGGGGGAAAAGGTCATCCAGCTCGCCGCGCGCGCCCACCACGAGCTGCTCCTCATGCTGGCGCGCTCCCGGCTGCGCGACCGGGAGAGCGGGCTGCCCCCGGCCGAGCGCGGGTGGCGCTACGTCGACGACCTGCTCGGCAAGCTGCGGCTCGACCTCCATCACCTCAACGTCAACGTCTTCCGCGCCCGCCAGCAGCTCGCGCGCGCGGGCGTGCTCGACGCCGGCTCGCTCGTCGAGCGCCGGACGACGTCGCGGCAGATCCGGCTCGGCACCGAGGCGCTCGAGGTGATCCGGTACTGA